A genomic stretch from Georgenia muralis includes:
- a CDS encoding ABC transporter ATP-binding protein has product MGDVLELNDVSVRRGAKLILDRVSWSVDEGERWVVLGPNGAGKTTVIQLVAGRLHPTSGTVDIIGERLGQVDVAELRPLVGLASAALDQRLPAGERVLDVVLTASYGMTGRWREQYEDVDTARAAALLDAFGVGDLAERTYGTLSSGERKRVQIARALMPDPEVLLLDEPAAGLDLGGREELMGALAELAGDRRSPVLVLVTHHVEEIPPGFTHALLLREGTVEAAGPLEEVLTPQHLSRAFGLELEVERHRDRYSARASRAHADDHGAHSAPDARDARDALG; this is encoded by the coding sequence ATGGGTGATGTGCTGGAGCTGAACGACGTCTCCGTCCGGCGCGGGGCGAAGCTGATCCTCGACCGCGTGAGCTGGTCCGTCGACGAGGGCGAGCGCTGGGTGGTCCTCGGGCCCAACGGCGCCGGCAAGACGACGGTCATCCAGCTGGTCGCGGGCCGCCTGCACCCGACCTCGGGCACGGTGGACATCATCGGCGAGCGACTGGGCCAGGTGGACGTCGCCGAGCTCCGCCCGCTCGTCGGCCTCGCCTCCGCGGCGCTGGACCAGCGCCTGCCCGCGGGCGAGCGGGTGCTCGACGTCGTCCTCACCGCCTCCTACGGCATGACCGGGCGCTGGCGCGAGCAGTACGAGGACGTCGACACCGCCCGTGCCGCGGCGCTCCTGGACGCCTTCGGCGTGGGGGACCTCGCCGAGCGGACCTACGGCACCCTCAGCTCCGGGGAGCGCAAGCGGGTCCAGATCGCCCGGGCGCTCATGCCCGACCCCGAGGTGCTCCTCCTCGACGAGCCCGCCGCCGGCCTCGACCTCGGCGGTCGCGAGGAGCTCATGGGTGCCCTGGCCGAGCTCGCCGGGGACCGGCGATCGCCGGTGCTCGTCCTCGTCACCCACCACGTCGAGGAGATCCCGCCCGGATTCACCCACGCCCTGCTCCTGCGCGAGGGCACGGTCGAGGCCGCAGGTCCCCTCGAGGAGGTGCTCACCCCGCAGCACCTCTCGCGGGCGTTCGGCCTCGAGCTCGAGGTCGAGCGGCACCGGGACCGCTACAGCGCTCGCGCCTCGCGCGCGCACGCCGACGACCACGGCGCCCACAGCGCACCCGACGCCCGCGACGCCCGCGACGCGCTCGGCTAG
- a CDS encoding glucose-1-phosphate adenylyltransferase, producing the protein MASPRVLAIVLAGGEGKRLMPLTMDRAKPAVPFGGIYRLIDFALSNIVNSGYLKIVVLTQYKSHSLDRHIAKTWRMSNLLGNYVAPVPAQQRVGKHWFLGSADAVYQSLNLIDDERPDIVVIVGADNIYRMDFSQMVSQHIDSGFPLTVAGIRQPLALADQFGVIQADKDNPHKIAEFLEKPKDAQGLVDSPNEVLASMGNYVFDADALVEAVTADAKDDSSKHDMGGSIVPAFVSDGAAGLYDFTFNDVPGATDRDRSYWRDVGSVDAFYEANQDLISVFPVFNLYNDDWPLFTGYTGLPPAKFVYGHRERLGHALDSLVSPGVIVSGGEVVGSVLSPGTRVNSWSSVRDSVLFDGVQVGRNSTVSRAILDKYVVVEEGAQVGLDHDQDRERGFTITESGITVVPKGMVVKR; encoded by the coding sequence ATGGCATCCCCACGAGTACTTGCGATCGTCCTGGCCGGCGGCGAGGGGAAGCGGCTGATGCCGCTGACCATGGACCGGGCCAAGCCCGCGGTGCCGTTCGGGGGCATCTACCGGCTGATCGACTTCGCGCTGTCGAACATCGTCAACTCGGGGTACCTCAAGATCGTCGTGCTCACGCAGTACAAGTCGCACAGCCTCGACCGGCACATCGCCAAGACGTGGCGCATGTCGAACCTCCTGGGCAACTACGTCGCCCCCGTGCCCGCGCAGCAGCGGGTCGGCAAGCACTGGTTCCTCGGCAGCGCCGACGCCGTCTACCAGTCCCTCAACCTCATCGACGACGAGCGGCCCGACATCGTCGTCATCGTGGGCGCGGACAACATCTACCGCATGGACTTCTCCCAGATGGTGTCCCAGCACATCGACTCGGGGTTCCCCCTCACGGTCGCGGGCATCCGGCAGCCGCTGGCGCTGGCCGACCAGTTCGGCGTCATCCAGGCCGACAAGGACAACCCGCACAAGATCGCGGAGTTCCTGGAGAAGCCCAAGGACGCGCAGGGGCTGGTGGACTCCCCCAACGAGGTGCTGGCCTCGATGGGCAACTACGTCTTCGACGCCGACGCCCTGGTCGAGGCCGTCACCGCCGACGCGAAGGACGACTCCTCCAAGCACGACATGGGCGGCTCGATCGTCCCGGCGTTCGTCAGCGACGGCGCGGCGGGCCTCTACGACTTCACCTTCAACGACGTGCCGGGAGCGACCGACCGCGACCGCAGCTACTGGCGCGACGTCGGCTCCGTGGACGCCTTCTACGAGGCGAACCAGGACCTCATCTCCGTGTTCCCGGTCTTCAACCTCTACAACGACGACTGGCCGCTGTTCACCGGGTACACCGGCCTCCCGCCGGCGAAGTTCGTCTACGGCCACCGCGAGCGCCTCGGCCACGCCCTGGACTCCCTCGTCTCCCCCGGCGTCATCGTCTCCGGCGGGGAGGTGGTCGGGTCCGTGCTCTCCCCCGGCACCCGGGTGAACTCCTGGTCCTCGGTGCGCGACTCCGTCCTCTTCGACGGCGTCCAGGTGGGCCGCAACTCCACGGTCTCGCGAGCCATCCTCGACAAGTACGTCGTCGTGGAGGAGGGCGCCCAGGTCGGGCTGGACCACGACCAGGACCGCGAGCGGGGCTTCACCATCACCGAGTCGGGCATCACCGTCGTGCCCAAGGGCATGG
- the glgA gene encoding glycogen synthase, protein MRVDLLTREYPPHVYGGAGVHVTELARVLRRSIDVRVHAFDGPRPAGDTDHDVEVPVTGYDDLPELSSANAALRTFGVDLTMAANLAGTDLVHSHTWYANLAGTLGGLLNGVPHVLSAHSLEPLRPWKAEQLGGGYALSSWAERTAYESAAAVIAVSGGMREDILRSYPQVDPAKVHVVHNGIDLDGWRRPTGAAQEEAARATLARLAIDPARPTVVFVGRITRQKGLPHLLRAVEQLPPEVQLVLCAGAPDTPEIAAEVTSLVEGLQDRRDGVVWIEEMLPREELVAVLAAGTAFVCPSVYEPLGIVNLEAMAVGLPVVGSATGGIPEVIDDGVTGTLVPIEQVQDGTGTPVDPQAFEHDLAEALTAMVSDPARAAEMGVAARRRVEEHFAWEAIAERTLEVYRSVL, encoded by the coding sequence ATGAGGGTCGATCTCCTCACCCGTGAGTACCCGCCGCACGTCTACGGCGGTGCCGGGGTGCACGTCACCGAGCTGGCCCGGGTGCTGCGCCGCAGCATCGACGTGCGGGTCCACGCGTTCGACGGTCCGCGTCCGGCGGGCGACACCGACCACGACGTCGAGGTCCCCGTGACCGGCTACGACGACCTGCCCGAGCTCAGCTCGGCCAACGCCGCCCTGCGCACCTTCGGCGTGGACCTGACGATGGCCGCGAACCTCGCCGGGACCGACCTCGTCCACAGCCACACCTGGTACGCCAACCTCGCCGGCACGCTCGGCGGGCTGCTCAACGGCGTCCCCCACGTGCTCTCCGCGCACTCCCTCGAGCCGCTCCGGCCGTGGAAGGCCGAGCAGCTCGGCGGCGGGTACGCCCTCTCGAGCTGGGCCGAGCGCACCGCCTACGAGAGCGCCGCGGCCGTCATCGCCGTCTCCGGCGGCATGCGCGAGGACATCCTGCGCTCCTACCCCCAGGTCGACCCCGCCAAGGTGCACGTCGTCCACAACGGGATCGACCTCGACGGGTGGCGCCGCCCCACCGGCGCAGCGCAGGAGGAGGCCGCCAGGGCCACGCTCGCCCGCCTGGCCATCGACCCCGCGCGGCCCACGGTGGTCTTCGTCGGGCGCATCACGCGCCAGAAGGGCCTGCCCCACCTCCTGCGCGCGGTCGAGCAGCTGCCCCCCGAGGTCCAGCTCGTGCTGTGCGCCGGCGCCCCCGACACCCCCGAGATCGCCGCCGAGGTCACCTCCCTCGTCGAGGGCCTGCAGGACCGCCGTGACGGCGTGGTGTGGATCGAGGAGATGCTGCCGCGAGAGGAGCTCGTCGCGGTGCTCGCCGCTGGCACGGCGTTCGTGTGCCCCTCGGTCTACGAGCCGCTGGGCATCGTCAACCTCGAGGCCATGGCCGTGGGTCTGCCCGTCGTCGGCTCGGCGACCGGCGGGATCCCGGAGGTCATCGACGACGGCGTCACCGGCACCCTCGTCCCCATCGAGCAGGTGCAGGACGGCACCGGCACCCCGGTGGACCCGCAGGCGTTCGAGCACGACCTCGCCGAGGCCCTGACGGCGATGGTCTCCGACCCGGCCCGCGCGGCCGAGATGGGGGTCGCCGCCCGCCGCCGGGTGGAGGAGCACTTCGCGTGGGAGGCGATCGCCGAGCGCACGCTGGAGGTCTACCGCAGCGTGCTCTGA
- a CDS encoding NfeD family protein — MAWLWWLGGALVLGVVEMLTVDLIFLMFAGGALAAMLLAVLGAPVWAQILVFSVVSIVLLFGVRPWAKRALDRSTPDSLTNVAAHVGREATVLIDVTDRAGRVKLLGEVWTARAAGHGTVLPAGTTVRVVRIDGAIAVVEPVPTTPYG; from the coding sequence ATGGCCTGGCTCTGGTGGCTCGGCGGCGCGCTCGTCCTCGGTGTGGTCGAGATGCTCACGGTGGACCTCATCTTCCTCATGTTCGCCGGCGGGGCCCTCGCCGCGATGCTCCTGGCGGTCCTCGGCGCGCCGGTGTGGGCGCAGATCCTCGTGTTCTCCGTCGTCTCGATCGTCCTCCTCTTCGGCGTGCGGCCCTGGGCCAAGAGGGCGCTGGACCGCAGCACGCCCGACTCCCTCACCAACGTGGCCGCCCACGTCGGCCGCGAGGCCACCGTCCTCATCGACGTCACCGACCGGGCCGGGCGCGTGAAGCTGCTCGGCGAGGTCTGGACCGCGCGCGCCGCGGGCCACGGCACCGTCCTGCCCGCCGGCACCACGGTGCGGGTCGTGCGGATCGACGGCGCGATCGCCGTCGTCGAGCCCGTGCCCACCACCCCCTACGGCTGA